TTAATCATGTGGATTATAGTGCCCGTGAATAATGATCCTGCGGCAAGGTTTTCGAAATTTGGTGATTTCTTTAAAGACCCGGTACAGCCTATGGGTGATTTTGCTGATCCGAAAACGTATACAGTAGAGGATGCTGCTGAAAAAGCGACTCCAAACTGGAGTTCGGCAACATTTGGCAAAGAGAAATTTACAGCCGGGAAGCCTGAGGACCCGCTCAAGCCCTTTCCTAAAGATACGGAAACCGGTCGTACGGTTGGGGGCTTGTTTCTTCTGGTTATTGGGGTTTACTTTTTGCTCAATGAGTTTAATATCATTCCTTTCTGGTTTAGCCTGAGTAAATTATGGCCATTGGTTTTCGTAGCCATCGGAATTAGCTTTATCCTGAAATCTAAAAGAAAGAATAATTGGGAAGATTGGAAAAATCAGCAAGATCATAATTTTAGGCAAAATGATGCCGGTGATGCTAAATCATCAAATGATAATCCTTAATTAAAAATAACGAGATGAAACTGAATAGGGTAATTTGGGGCATTATATTGCTGTTTATTGGTGGCGTGCTGTTATTGGAAAACTTTGGGGTAATTGATTTTTATTGGGGTAACGTTTGGCGGTTTTGGCCGGTATTTTTAATCATTACAGGCTTAAACATCCTTTTTAGCCGGCAGCGCTCACAGACTGGTGCATTTATTTCCATCGGTGTACTGGTGGTTATGCTGAGTTTCCTTTTTTTTAAAGGGCAACAGCCGGCAAGTCATACACGAGGTATCAGCGATGAAATAAAGGAAGAGATTGAAGGCTATTCAACTGACGATGAAAAGCACATGAGCTTTTTTGAACTTTACCATCCGGAGCAAGCTGCGGGCGTTAAAAGTGTGCTCCTGAACATTTCTGGTGGCGGAACTTCATTTGGGTTAAGTGGAGAGACGGATAGTTTGTTGTTTGCTGATGTAAGAAAAAGGCGGGGTTCTTTTTCTTTAAAGAGTGAAATCAATGACAGCCTGCAGACCCTGACGTTTAAAACTCAGGAACGCAAGGGGAAATGGAACATTGGCGACGGGGGAAATGATGTTGATTTTAAGCTGAATACCCAACCACTTTGGGAAATTGTAATGAACATGGGGGCTGGTGAAGTAAACTTTGATTTGTCTGACTACAAGGTGCGCAATTTCAAGTTTAATGGGGGCGCAGCAGCGATGGACATTAAATTAGGCGATTTATTGCCAGTGGTAGATGTATCTGTTAAAACAGGTGTGGCAGATGTAAAAATCCGTATTCCGGAAGACAGCGGATGCCGGATACTAACTAAAACGGGCCTTTCTGCCAAAGATTTTAATGGTTTTACCAAACTGGATGACGGGACGTACGAAACACCAAATTACGCCAGTGCGGATAAAAAGATTTTTATTAACCTTGACGGTGGCCTGAGTAATT
The nucleotide sequence above comes from Pedobacter sp. MC2016-14. Encoded proteins:
- a CDS encoding LiaI-LiaF-like domain-containing protein — its product is MKLNRVIWGIILLFIGGVLLLENFGVIDFYWGNVWRFWPVFLIITGLNILFSRQRSQTGAFISIGVLVVMLSFLFFKGQQPASHTRGISDEIKEEIEGYSTDDEKHMSFFELYHPEQAAGVKSVLLNISGGGTSFGLSGETDSLLFADVRKRRGSFSLKSEINDSLQTLTFKTQERKGKWNIGDGGNDVDFKLNTQPLWEIVMNMGAGEVNFDLSDYKVRNFKFNGGAAAMDIKLGDLLPVVDVSVKTGVADVKIRIPEDSGCRILTKTGLSAKDFNGFTKLDDGTYETPNYASADKKIFINLDGGLSNFEVKRY
- a CDS encoding PspC domain-containing protein; its protein translation is MDRRLLRNVHDKIIAGVSSGIGEYMEVDVTIIRLLFVLSTIFLFGTGALVYLIMWIIVPVNNDPAARFSKFGDFFKDPVQPMGDFADPKTYTVEDAAEKATPNWSSATFGKEKFTAGKPEDPLKPFPKDTETGRTVGGLFLLVIGVYFLLNEFNIIPFWFSLSKLWPLVFVAIGISFILKSKRKNNWEDWKNQQDHNFRQNDAGDAKSSNDNP